The following proteins come from a genomic window of Deltaproteobacteria bacterium:
- a CDS encoding carboxypeptidase regulatory-like domain-containing protein produces MTRKCSTWLVWVLAWASSMVYAGQLELNGVVVDKLTQTGIAGALVEIENASGGSGYSRAFTDKEGGFHFPDLPVGVRFHLTAQAKGYSTMRMAYWEPGMGSVESTLRVALPPGGILEGRIADSAGLPLPRARMTLTQMFPEPYLVNRFERETDDNGNYVVEGIPEGAFRLEIETEGYIPEEISNVFIRSGKSTDLNVTLYRPASVTGKVVLKVDGTPLFNVAVTAEGPAVHRSDSNLEGTFRLEDLRPGRYRIGEDTKEFSLAGAAPVVLVNEGEDVDGLELRLDSAPPKVLLAIYQDVYTLKEPIKFVVRGFNVQAADVEMYRVPEKWLLDHPRGLKSLLANGAPLEPFERIHTQPFAFGRFRPFSWANEEIEIKKFISPGVYLLRVAGASSEARHSIFISNLGLATKRGNSDLLVYAMNLEPNQAEPGVPVYVLAEGVEKSETEQSLFQKIMSVFGLDAAVATGQTDATGVFFHRLTEPDREITVIAMKAELGLAVSSAFRTRAASAEGRKALLYTDRPIYRPGQQVYYKALLKQFEDGKLQAAPQGTRVIVELSDPDGSMVFSQEKTSDEWGTVHGVVQLEKEPRLGDHTLSVKGFGIGHATFSVQAYRKPDFSIIVRPDRAAYVSGDRISVKIEARFFMGAPLQQAPIRYRVFERISATPPATAWWEQSYYESAGYQRLIKQGSGSTDMQGFFGFEVTPGPRSYDRTITVEADVTSPSGRIESERTEVSYEQSLYRIRAESERSLYRTPGTAVLRIRLTDLDGKPVPDASLRISLDQAVWNPLRREYEKGRTPLWQGREVTGPGGIVRSEIPLDSVKPGRADLKVTAVDPRGNQALARSSLWVYSERSFSAEYDYRPLELMLDKDSYRAGETARLMIHSSIPDAELLFTGESEDILFHQRVSMPGRSMVIEVPVKAEYAPNVYLSVLTHNGKQLHYHHVSLNVPVESKDIRIEGIFDRKEYQPGDVAVLTIRCSDSNEKPVSADVSVGIVDESLYRLRRDETPEPADFFFAKRPPWISTSYSFPLRFIGGATKEQGDQRARSEFRDTALWVPHLEIGPSGAGTVRLVMPDNLTTWRATLLGHTRDGRFGLNRAKTLSSKPLVTSLRVPRFLVNGDRIGLSAILTNRTDEPMEQVRAELKTDGAVEPPAEPVRRLSLPPEGTARAEWYVKAKDDLRAEVLAMVSADQATDSEKRVIPIESIGVPVQLGVSGWMQGGSGQTTLRIPETVSLKRIRARISGTGRAAAAALTAIPYLFEFPYGCAEQTLNSFLPMSVFLETYTRMGIPVPRRERIEARFKEGVDRLETFIYDGSVQWGPMGEGDPYLTALAYFALYPVRSLGDEDLQNTLKSMQEALERFLEQERSPGLRRFVLFALTTGTYRNREAAENLTWDVANMDPPDLAMCMVITARHGLPDASDRALAALERFQVSDPLGLHFEVPGSEALGSTLVEQNAFCLLALAETAARDSRLTALGDWLLSQRQGMQWESTRATGLVLVALAKLLEVRPELVGPDRGVLSVQLNGKPVGGIDFSAKEFMLEKGAVLEVDGQHFAHGENVFSLSSDHTSKLYYAVQVDGFDERPFEEPESLQCAMALDKTIHKAVRILDSQNRPRVLAMPLSGPLHPGDEALVRLSFTADREYRYFVLEDYLPAGFETVHFDAEEETSWWPSYLWKERHDQRVAFFFDRLAEGEEVRLEYVLRAESPGAFHVRPAVLQGFYHPQIRAVSRSGTLEVTR; encoded by the coding sequence ATGACTCGGAAGTGCAGCACATGGCTTGTGTGGGTTCTGGCGTGGGCCTCTTCGATGGTTTACGCAGGGCAGCTCGAACTGAACGGGGTGGTGGTCGATAAGCTGACGCAAACCGGTATCGCCGGCGCCCTCGTGGAGATCGAGAACGCTTCAGGCGGCTCCGGTTATTCCCGTGCGTTCACCGACAAGGAAGGCGGCTTTCATTTCCCGGATCTGCCCGTGGGGGTGAGATTTCATTTAACGGCACAGGCAAAAGGATATTCCACGATGCGCATGGCTTACTGGGAGCCGGGTATGGGGTCCGTGGAATCCACGTTGCGAGTCGCTCTGCCGCCCGGAGGAATTCTCGAGGGCCGCATAGCGGACAGCGCGGGCCTCCCGTTACCCAGGGCCCGAATGACGCTGACGCAGATGTTTCCGGAACCATACCTCGTGAACCGGTTCGAGCGGGAGACGGACGACAACGGGAATTATGTCGTGGAAGGAATCCCGGAAGGCGCGTTCAGACTCGAGATCGAGACCGAAGGATACATTCCCGAAGAAATCAGCAACGTATTCATACGTTCGGGAAAATCAACGGATCTGAACGTGACGTTGTACCGTCCGGCGTCCGTTACAGGGAAGGTGGTATTGAAAGTTGACGGGACGCCGTTGTTCAATGTGGCGGTCACCGCGGAGGGACCCGCCGTACATCGCTCCGATTCGAACCTTGAAGGGACTTTCCGGCTGGAGGATCTGCGTCCCGGGCGGTATCGGATCGGTGAAGATACGAAAGAGTTCTCGCTTGCAGGCGCGGCGCCGGTCGTTCTTGTGAATGAAGGCGAGGACGTCGACGGCCTGGAACTCCGGCTGGACTCCGCCCCCCCAAAAGTACTTCTGGCTATTTACCAGGACGTATACACCCTGAAAGAACCGATCAAGTTCGTTGTCCGAGGATTCAACGTTCAAGCCGCGGATGTGGAAATGTACCGCGTTCCCGAGAAATGGCTTCTCGATCATCCTCGCGGTTTGAAATCGCTTCTTGCGAACGGGGCGCCGCTGGAGCCATTCGAACGGATTCACACGCAGCCGTTCGCGTTTGGGCGTTTTCGTCCCTTTTCGTGGGCCAACGAAGAAATCGAAATCAAAAAATTCATCAGCCCCGGAGTGTACCTGCTTCGAGTGGCCGGCGCCTCGAGTGAAGCCCGTCACTCGATTTTCATATCGAATCTGGGCCTGGCCACCAAGAGGGGCAACTCCGACCTGCTGGTGTACGCCATGAATCTCGAGCCCAATCAGGCGGAGCCGGGGGTGCCCGTGTACGTCCTTGCCGAAGGAGTCGAGAAGTCCGAAACGGAGCAGTCCCTGTTTCAGAAGATCATGAGCGTTTTTGGGTTGGACGCCGCCGTGGCCACGGGACAAACGGACGCCACGGGCGTATTCTTTCATCGGCTGACCGAACCGGATCGTGAAATCACGGTGATCGCCATGAAAGCGGAACTGGGACTGGCCGTGTCCAGCGCGTTCCGGACACGAGCCGCCTCGGCGGAGGGCCGAAAAGCGCTCCTTTATACCGATCGCCCCATCTATCGGCCCGGACAACAAGTGTATTATAAGGCCCTTCTCAAACAGTTCGAAGACGGGAAACTGCAGGCCGCTCCCCAAGGAACTCGGGTAATCGTCGAGCTTTCAGACCCGGACGGAAGCATGGTTTTTTCTCAAGAAAAAACGTCGGATGAATGGGGAACCGTGCATGGGGTGGTTCAGCTCGAAAAGGAGCCCCGCCTGGGGGACCATACCCTTTCTGTCAAGGGTTTTGGGATCGGTCATGCGACCTTTTCCGTCCAGGCCTATCGAAAGCCGGATTTTTCGATTATCGTGCGCCCGGATCGCGCGGCCTATGTATCCGGAGACCGTATTTCCGTGAAGATCGAGGCGCGCTTTTTTATGGGGGCCCCTCTTCAGCAGGCTCCCATCCGATATCGGGTCTTCGAGCGCATAAGCGCGACCCCTCCGGCCACCGCGTGGTGGGAACAATCGTACTATGAATCCGCGGGATACCAGCGACTGATTAAGCAGGGAAGCGGCTCCACGGACATGCAGGGCTTCTTCGGTTTCGAGGTGACGCCGGGACCCAGGTCATACGACCGCACCATCACCGTGGAAGCGGACGTAACCTCACCGTCCGGGAGAATCGAATCCGAGCGAACGGAAGTCTCTTACGAACAAAGCCTGTACAGAATCCGGGCCGAGTCGGAACGAAGCCTGTATCGTACCCCGGGGACCGCCGTTCTGAGGATTCGGTTGACGGATCTGGACGGGAAACCGGTGCCCGACGCTTCGCTCCGGATTTCGTTGGACCAGGCCGTGTGGAATCCGCTTCGACGCGAGTATGAGAAAGGCCGGACTCCGCTGTGGCAAGGGCGTGAAGTCACCGGTCCCGGCGGCATTGTACGCTCGGAAATTCCCCTGGACTCCGTGAAACCCGGTAGGGCGGACCTCAAAGTGACCGCGGTGGATCCGAGGGGCAACCAGGCCCTGGCAAGAAGCTCGTTGTGGGTGTACTCGGAGCGGTCCTTTTCAGCCGAATATGACTATCGTCCTCTGGAGCTGATGCTGGATAAAGACTCGTATCGCGCCGGAGAAACGGCCCGCTTAATGATCCATTCCTCGATTCCGGACGCGGAGCTGCTGTTCACCGGGGAAAGCGAAGATATCCTTTTTCATCAACGGGTTTCCATGCCCGGCCGTTCGATGGTGATTGAGGTCCCTGTGAAGGCCGAGTATGCCCCCAACGTGTATTTGAGCGTACTGACGCACAACGGGAAACAATTGCACTATCATCATGTGTCCCTGAATGTTCCGGTGGAATCCAAAGACATCCGGATCGAGGGAATCTTCGACCGCAAGGAGTATCAGCCCGGAGACGTGGCCGTGCTTACGATACGATGTTCGGACTCGAACGAGAAACCCGTGTCCGCGGACGTAAGCGTCGGAATCGTGGACGAATCGCTGTACCGTCTGCGCAGGGATGAGACCCCCGAACCGGCGGACTTCTTTTTCGCTAAACGTCCTCCGTGGATTTCCACTTCCTACTCCTTCCCCTTGCGATTCATCGGAGGGGCCACCAAAGAGCAGGGAGACCAGAGGGCCAGGTCCGAGTTTCGGGATACGGCTCTATGGGTTCCCCACCTCGAGATCGGGCCTTCGGGCGCGGGTACGGTTCGGCTAGTAATGCCCGACAACCTGACCACGTGGCGTGCCACGCTGCTGGGACATACCCGTGACGGCAGATTCGGACTCAATCGGGCCAAAACCCTCTCGAGCAAACCGCTGGTGACCTCTCTCAGAGTGCCGCGGTTCCTAGTGAACGGAGATCGAATCGGCCTTTCCGCGATTCTTACCAATCGAACGGACGAGCCGATGGAGCAGGTTCGTGCGGAACTGAAAACGGATGGAGCAGTCGAGCCGCCGGCGGAGCCCGTGAGGCGACTGTCCCTGCCGCCGGAAGGCACCGCCCGGGCGGAATGGTACGTTAAAGCAAAGGACGATCTTCGCGCGGAAGTGCTGGCGATGGTTTCGGCGGATCAAGCAACGGACTCCGAAAAGCGAGTGATTCCCATCGAAAGCATCGGTGTGCCGGTCCAATTGGGAGTATCCGGATGGATGCAAGGCGGGTCCGGCCAAACCACCCTCCGGATTCCGGAAACGGTCTCACTAAAACGAATTCGGGCTCGGATCAGCGGTACCGGTCGCGCGGCTGCTGCGGCTCTGACGGCCATTCCGTATCTTTTCGAGTTCCCCTATGGGTGCGCCGAGCAAACCCTGAATTCCTTTTTGCCCATGTCCGTGTTTCTGGAGACATACACCCGAATGGGCATCCCCGTACCCCGCCGGGAGCGCATTGAAGCCCGCTTCAAAGAAGGCGTCGATCGCCTTGAGACCTTCATTTACGACGGAAGCGTCCAATGGGGCCCCATGGGCGAGGGTGACCCCTACCTGACGGCCCTGGCCTATTTTGCGCTGTACCCCGTGCGTTCGCTGGGTGATGAGGATCTGCAGAATACGCTTAAGTCCATGCAGGAGGCCCTGGAACGTTTTCTCGAACAGGAGCGGAGCCCCGGTCTGAGGCGGTTCGTGTTGTTCGCGCTGACAACGGGAACGTATCGCAACAGGGAGGCGGCGGAGAACCTGACCTGGGATGTGGCCAACATGGATCCTCCGGATCTTGCCATGTGCATGGTCATCACAGCCCGGCACGGACTGCCGGACGCATCGGACCGGGCGCTGGCCGCCCTCGAACGGTTCCAGGTATCCGATCCCTTGGGCCTGCACTTTGAAGTTCCCGGATCCGAGGCTCTCGGGTCCACTTTGGTGGAACAGAACGCGTTTTGTCTCCTGGCATTGGCCGAAACCGCGGCCCGGGATTCGAGATTGACGGCGCTCGGGGACTGGCTCCTGAGTCAAAGACAGGGAATGCAATGGGAATCGACGAGAGCCACGGGGCTTGTGCTGGTGGCTCTGGCAAAGCTCCTCGAGGTCCGGCCCGAACTGGTCGGTCCGGATCGGGGCGTGCTTTCCGTTCAGCTGAATGGAAAGCCGGTGGGCGGTATCGATTTTTCCGCCAAGGAATTCATGCTTGAAAAAGGCGCCGTCCTCGAAGTCGACGGGCAACATTTCGCGCACGGTGAGAATGTGTTTTCCCTATCGAGCGATCATACGTCCAAACTATATTATGCGGTTCAGGTGGACGGCTTTGACGAACGGCCCTTCGAGGAACCCGAGTCCCTGCAGTGTGCTATGGCCCTCGATAAAACGATCCACAAGGCTGTTCGAATACTGGACAGCCAAAACCGGCCCAGGGTGCTCGCCATGCCGTTGAGCGGACCACTGCATCCGGGGGACGAGGCCTTGGTCCGACTGTCGTTTACCGCGGATCGCGAGTACCGGTATTTTGTCCTCGAGGATTACCTGCCGGCAGGATTTGAAACCGTACACTTTGATGCGGAGGAGGAGACATCCTGGTGGCCGTCCTACCTGTGGAAGGAACGCCACGACCAGCGCGTGGCGTTCTTCTTCGACCGGTTGGCGGAGGGAGAAGAGGTGAGGCTGGAATATGTGCTGCGGGCGGAATCGCCGGGCGCGTTCCATGTGCGACCCGCCGTGCTCCAGGGGTTTTATCACCCGCAAATCCGGGCCGTC
- a CDS encoding AMMECR1 domain-containing protein, whose translation MGSKIRTVAERRRRAMVMLAVLAGVGFLLGWLPDAGWADVTLYPYFVMKGTASERRILNAARSSIQRALGADLSIPERIPWPAVRAGVFISLMDGARVRACVGSFMPAEDSLSEALMSLGPHVVSVDMRREPVALEELKDLKLVVSFVGRPEPCSDPFDVDFRREGLKTVVEGRQRLLLPGESRTLSNGIRTVLGIQDPGRAVFERFSVVTLDERSWEESR comes from the coding sequence ATGGGCTCGAAAATTAGGACGGTTGCAGAGAGGCGCCGCCGCGCAATGGTCATGCTCGCCGTCCTCGCCGGTGTGGGGTTCCTGTTGGGATGGCTGCCTGATGCCGGATGGGCCGATGTGACATTGTATCCCTACTTCGTGATGAAAGGAACCGCTTCAGAGCGTCGCATTCTGAATGCGGCTCGAAGTTCCATCCAGCGCGCGCTGGGTGCGGACCTCTCGATCCCGGAGCGGATTCCGTGGCCTGCGGTGCGCGCGGGCGTTTTTATCTCGCTCATGGACGGCGCCCGTGTCCGCGCCTGCGTCGGATCCTTCATGCCGGCGGAAGACAGTCTGTCGGAGGCGTTGATGTCACTGGGCCCGCACGTCGTTTCCGTGGACATGCGGAGGGAGCCGGTGGCTTTGGAAGAACTGAAAGATCTCAAGTTGGTAGTGTCGTTTGTCGGCCGACCCGAACCGTGCTCGGATCCTTTTGACGTCGACTTTCGCCGGGAAGGTCTGAAAACGGTTGTGGAAGGACGACAGCGCCTGCTCTTGCCCGGAGAATCCAGGACCCTATCGAACGGGATCCGAACCGTGCTCGGCATTCAGGATCCGGGCAGGGCGGTTTTCGAACGTTTTTCCGTAGTGACTCTGGACGAGCGTAGCTGGGAGGAGTCGAGATGA
- a CDS encoding VanW family protein → MHKRSFILVCVVIPVFFLTFGESPASWLDRPLVPAVPSFPYLLGSFSTALDSDADRTHNIGLCVRQLNNRVIPPAGRFSFNHAVGPRSAKRGFRKAPVLYFDDMERLVGGGVCQVSTTLYNAALLADLIIVKRTKHSSRVYYVPPGQDATVSYGYRDLVLRSSFDFPIQIKAATTPTELMISIYGRGPLPYEVRLERRTREVAPPFDSPTARPGLEIQLYRLRFEDSVEVSRELVSVDVFPPVHDWKEASEFESSADVDGSDGLEN, encoded by the coding sequence ATGCATAAGAGAAGCTTTATACTGGTTTGCGTGGTTATTCCTGTTTTCTTCCTGACGTTCGGGGAGAGTCCGGCTTCGTGGTTGGATCGCCCCCTGGTCCCCGCGGTCCCATCGTTTCCCTATCTCCTGGGAAGCTTTTCCACAGCCCTGGATTCGGATGCGGATCGGACTCACAACATCGGACTGTGCGTCCGGCAGTTGAACAACCGGGTCATTCCTCCTGCAGGCCGATTTTCATTCAACCATGCCGTAGGGCCCCGAAGCGCCAAGCGAGGTTTTCGAAAAGCGCCCGTACTCTATTTCGACGATATGGAAAGATTGGTGGGGGGAGGGGTCTGTCAGGTCTCGACCACGCTTTACAACGCCGCGTTGTTGGCGGACCTGATCATCGTCAAACGCACCAAACATTCGAGCCGGGTATACTATGTGCCGCCGGGTCAGGATGCGACGGTATCTTATGGATACAGAGACCTTGTTCTGCGCAGTTCCTTCGATTTTCCGATTCAGATCAAGGCGGCGACCACACCGACGGAGCTGATGATCTCCATTTACGGCAGAGGGCCCCTGCCGTACGAGGTTCGTCTCGAGCGCCGAACCCGGGAGGTGGCGCCGCCGTTTGACAGCCCAACCGCCAGGCCGGGATTAGAGATACAACTGTATCGGCTCCGCTTTGAAGACTCCGTGGAGGTGAGCCGGGAGCTCGTTTCGGTGGATGTCTTCCCTCCGGTGCACGATTGGAAGGAAGCGTCTGAATTCGAATCATCGGCCGATGTGGACGGGTCGGATGGGCTCGAAAATTAG
- a CDS encoding choice-of-anchor D domain-containing protein, translating to MKRNFVLGALFLVLHLIPITIPAAESDDEFLLRLPSLLASVLSPKIQVTPDKVSFGTVTISTAWERTFVISNAGRRTLTITELAGLPYEGFSLPNPPALPLSLAPDESRNITVRFEPTTKGPKLAELVIKSDDPKQPFATAEFSAVAAFFRPFGFHLNPVLLNGPGALRFEKNVHYLRKPQPDDRYFSYFSPDGTRFVQLPLADGLVKSYPTPEDYQRLKGIGDFVVCNIWKSYWDDPVDGPEMRKVIDGCASNGLLLIIRIEDTSRISNHPTPGPTDESWFVTSFEPYVRSLVQYGKGKVFAYQVWNEAWEPSRYLLGPTGQMISNGEYIDHLARVGSVIRSEDPSVDIFNSAMTSIVESQYNSRTKDLLDMDIEDHINIFNFHYFPHGEVSFGEQLKLLELGFLISKDVIITECNHIDPLVTDSDKFNAIMDVRNEVSEVFELRGVMAFAWNAGTADPTLLIWAIKDTPLEDMLYNEYNP from the coding sequence ATGAAAAGAAATTTTGTTCTTGGCGCGCTATTTCTGGTGCTTCATCTCATCCCAATCACGATTCCCGCCGCCGAAAGCGATGACGAGTTTCTGCTTCGGCTTCCTTCATTACTGGCCAGTGTATTATCCCCGAAAATCCAGGTAACCCCCGATAAAGTCAGTTTTGGGACCGTTACGATCAGTACGGCGTGGGAGAGAACGTTCGTCATTTCAAACGCGGGGCGCCGCACGCTTACCATCACCGAGCTTGCCGGTTTACCGTATGAGGGTTTCAGCTTGCCGAATCCACCTGCCCTACCCCTGAGCCTGGCCCCCGACGAATCACGGAATATCACCGTCCGATTCGAACCCACCACCAAAGGTCCAAAGCTGGCGGAGCTGGTCATTAAGAGCGACGATCCGAAACAACCCTTCGCAACGGCCGAGTTTAGCGCCGTAGCGGCTTTTTTCAGGCCGTTCGGCTTCCATTTGAATCCGGTGCTGCTGAACGGTCCCGGCGCACTGAGATTCGAAAAAAACGTTCACTACCTGAGGAAACCTCAGCCGGACGATCGGTACTTCTCCTACTTCTCCCCAGATGGAACCCGTTTCGTTCAGCTACCTCTAGCGGATGGCCTTGTGAAATCGTATCCCACACCGGAGGATTATCAGCGGCTGAAAGGAATTGGCGATTTCGTGGTGTGTAACATATGGAAGTCCTATTGGGACGATCCCGTGGACGGTCCCGAAATGCGAAAAGTCATCGATGGATGCGCCTCGAACGGTCTCCTCCTGATCATTCGTATCGAAGACACCTCGAGAATCTCGAACCACCCGACTCCGGGCCCCACGGATGAGAGCTGGTTCGTTACCTCTTTCGAACCATACGTCCGGTCCCTGGTGCAGTACGGGAAGGGCAAGGTCTTTGCTTACCAGGTGTGGAACGAGGCCTGGGAACCCAGCCGATATTTGCTGGGTCCAACCGGTCAAATGATTTCCAACGGGGAGTACATCGATCATCTTGCGCGCGTCGGGTCCGTCATCCGGTCCGAGGATCCGTCGGTGGACATCTTCAACAGCGCCATGACGAGTATCGTGGAATCTCAATACAACTCAAGAACCAAGGATCTGTTGGATATGGACATCGAAGATCATATCAACATCTTTAACTTCCACTACTTTCCCCACGGCGAAGTGAGCTTCGGTGAGCAGCTCAAACTTCTTGAACTGGGCTTCCTGATTTCCAAGGACGTGATTATCACGGAATGCAATCATATCGATCCGTTGGTCACTGACAGCGACAAATTCAACGCCATAATGGATGTGAGGAATGAAGTGTCCGAGGTGTTCGAATTGAGAGGAGTGATGGCCTTTGCGTGGAACGCCGGAACGGCGGATCCGACCCTCCTCATCTGGGCCATAAAGGATACTCCGCTGGAGGACATGCTGTACAACGAATATAATCCGTAA
- a CDS encoding NAD(P)H-dependent oxidoreductase: MNIVKKAFFAAGAWPSMAIFWGLILGAKSGAAPAAVLALAYALGYTLIAFGAKRVTHLDFGVALFFAVGAALALSGSAYHLTFLFDRFTTFLYLSLFLMLFLPLVFGAEPFTSVFAKRSTPEAFWNTDLFRSINRLMTLVWSGLFAAAMFITLIPGIWTQILAPGVLLLAVGVPFTKAFPDAYLRSKGLGGRAQLEVNTVPSPLSAETINEAPKGDRAEEAQKLGPVKSILVVFGSPRGEKGYTYKTLDRFLDGVRESGIEPEILFLHKYRIKPCVGCYTCWAKTPGTCIHQDDMPAMREKVAKADLVVYAQPLYVMSVPGITKNFLDRMIPGLDPRLIERPDGSTRHPLRSPGAFGRRLLVFSVCGFPELEHFEPMLGMFRTMSRTTGNPIVGELLRPASESMRFGDGRVPAYRSVMDAFYQAGKEVVTNGYVSRATEQAVSQPLFPDVGSFRDVANTFWKTWGAYEEEKKSGKSMPPLDDYLKRDGAMMFAGMASVYDSSKAGDLEGAFQFNINDGSESSYYIEIKDHKCRFHEGKAPDPRVTVNTPLDVWMSISEGGMSGQEALMKGLYTVDGDLGALIKMGAAFAVNR; the protein is encoded by the coding sequence ATGAATATCGTGAAGAAAGCGTTTTTCGCGGCAGGCGCGTGGCCTAGCATGGCGATTTTCTGGGGGCTGATCCTCGGGGCGAAATCGGGCGCCGCCCCGGCGGCCGTATTGGCGCTGGCTTACGCCCTGGGTTACACTCTGATCGCCTTTGGAGCCAAGCGGGTTACTCACCTGGATTTCGGAGTGGCGCTCTTTTTCGCCGTGGGGGCTGCATTGGCCCTGTCCGGGTCGGCCTATCATCTGACCTTTCTCTTCGACCGTTTCACCACCTTCCTGTATCTTTCTCTTTTCCTGATGTTGTTCCTTCCCCTGGTGTTTGGAGCCGAACCTTTCACCTCGGTATTTGCCAAACGCAGTACCCCGGAAGCGTTCTGGAACACGGATCTCTTCCGGAGCATCAACCGGCTCATGACTCTGGTCTGGTCCGGTCTGTTTGCCGCCGCCATGTTTATCACGCTGATTCCCGGAATCTGGACTCAGATCTTGGCGCCGGGCGTTTTGTTGCTGGCCGTGGGTGTGCCGTTTACAAAGGCGTTTCCGGATGCGTATTTGAGATCGAAAGGTCTGGGAGGGCGGGCGCAACTGGAAGTCAACACCGTTCCGAGTCCGCTCTCGGCGGAAACCATAAACGAGGCGCCGAAGGGCGACCGTGCGGAAGAAGCACAAAAACTGGGTCCTGTGAAAAGCATACTGGTGGTGTTCGGCAGTCCCCGGGGAGAGAAGGGCTACACCTACAAGACGCTGGACCGTTTTCTGGACGGAGTTCGGGAGAGCGGCATCGAGCCCGAGATTCTGTTTCTGCACAAATACCGAATCAAGCCTTGTGTCGGCTGCTATACGTGTTGGGCCAAGACTCCGGGAACGTGCATTCACCAGGACGACATGCCCGCTATGAGGGAGAAGGTGGCGAAGGCGGACCTGGTGGTGTACGCTCAGCCTCTGTATGTCATGAGCGTGCCCGGCATCACCAAGAATTTTCTGGATCGCATGATTCCGGGCCTCGATCCGCGTCTGATCGAACGACCGGACGGTTCCACCCGGCATCCTTTGAGGTCGCCGGGGGCTTTCGGACGCAGGCTGCTCGTGTTTTCCGTGTGCGGATTCCCCGAACTCGAGCATTTTGAACCCATGCTCGGCATGTTTCGAACCATGTCCAGGACCACGGGCAATCCCATCGTGGGAGAATTGCTCCGCCCGGCGTCCGAGTCCATGCGTTTCGGCGATGGACGTGTACCAGCCTACCGGTCCGTTATGGACGCCTTTTACCAAGCCGGCAAAGAGGTGGTTACAAACGGCTACGTATCCCGTGCCACGGAACAGGCCGTTTCTCAACCGCTCTTTCCCGATGTGGGAAGTTTTCGCGATGTGGCCAATACGTTCTGGAAGACGTGGGGCGCCTATGAAGAGGAAAAGAAGAGCGGGAAGAGCATGCCGCCTCTGGATGACTATCTGAAAAGAGATGGGGCCATGATGTTCGCCGGCATGGCGTCCGTCTACGACTCGTCAAAAGCCGGAGATTTGGAGGGTGCTTTTCAATTCAATATCAACGACGGATCCGAAAGCAGCTATTATATCGAAATCAAGGACCATAAATGCCGGTTTCACGAGGGAAAGGCGCCCGATCCCCGAGTGACCGTCAACACACCTTTGGACGTCTGGATGTCCATTTCGGAGGGCGGGATGTCAGGTCAGGAAGCGCTGATGAAAGGCCTCTATACGGTGGACGGAGACCTGGGAGCTCTGATTAAAATGGGTGCGGCCTTTGCCGTAAATCGTTGA
- a CDS encoding DUF2141 domain-containing protein, producing MGQRGVEMYKTGGFVAIMLVMAASLSWSGSGGFTLEGEIRGAGDKGDVFYRLVDRGAFEEPADTGHFRMGGVIPIGNPDHAGASLTFVLKDVPPGRYALQSFQDINGNKKLDIGMFGPKEPWGNYRPSRPSFRAPAFDECAFDVNGPLNGIVVQLE from the coding sequence ATGGGACAAAGAGGCGTTGAGATGTACAAAACAGGCGGGTTTGTGGCGATCATGTTGGTGATGGCGGCTTCGCTTTCCTGGAGCGGCTCCGGCGGATTTACTCTGGAAGGGGAAATCCGGGGGGCCGGTGACAAAGGCGACGTCTTCTATCGTCTCGTCGACAGGGGAGCCTTCGAGGAACCTGCGGACACTGGTCATTTCAGGATGGGCGGCGTTATACCTATCGGGAATCCGGACCATGCCGGGGCAAGCCTCACCTTTGTATTGAAGGATGTGCCTCCGGGGAGATACGCTCTTCAGTCTTTCCAGGATATCAACGGAAACAAAAAGCTGGACATTGGGATGTTCGGTCCCAAAGAGCCCTGGGGCAACTACCGTCCGTCCCGCCCGAGTTTCCGCGCCCCGGCGTTCGACGAGTGCGCCTTTGATGTGAACGGGCCGTTAAACGGAATCGTTGTGCAACTCGAATAG
- the nifU gene encoding Fe-S cluster assembly scaffold protein NifU produces the protein MYSQTVMDHFKSPRNVGEMKDADGVGEVGNPLCGDMMTLYIKVKDDRLDDVKFLTFGCGAAIAVSSMITEMAKGKTIEEAKKITNKSVADALEGLPKNKLHCSNLGADALHLAISDYERKRDGKPAPKAERVEPLEHDHDEHCYCPYCDADVTDDMEYCAACGKKVKSGDFPVI, from the coding sequence ATGTATAGTCAGACCGTGATGGACCATTTCAAGAGCCCTCGGAACGTGGGTGAAATGAAAGACGCCGATGGTGTCGGCGAAGTGGGAAACCCCCTGTGCGGCGATATGATGACGTTGTATATCAAAGTGAAAGACGACCGGCTCGACGACGTCAAGTTCCTCACCTTTGGATGTGGAGCCGCCATCGCTGTTTCCAGCATGATAACGGAAATGGCCAAGGGGAAGACGATCGAGGAAGCAAAAAAAATAACCAACAAATCCGTGGCGGACGCACTTGAAGGCCTCCCCAAGAATAAACTTCACTGCTCCAATCTGGGCGCCGACGCCTTGCATCTGGCCATAAGCGACTATGAACGCAAGAGAGACGGAAAACCCGCGCCCAAAGCCGAACGCGTGGAGCCATTGGAACACGATCACGATGAGCACTGCTACTGCCCGTACTGCGATGCGGACGTTACAGATGATATGGAATACTGCGCGGCATGCGGCAAGAAAGTGAAAAGCGGGGATTTCCCGGTAATATAA